In Hyperolius riggenbachi isolate aHypRig1 chromosome 1, aHypRig1.pri, whole genome shotgun sequence, the genomic window agaaacatttaagtgtgacaaacatgcaaaagaataagaaatcaggaagggggcaaatagtttttcacaccaatatacacacacacacacacacacacacacacacacacacacacacacacacacacacacacacacacacacacacacacacacacacacacacacacacacacacacacacacacacacacacacacacacacacacacacacacacacacacacacacacacacacacacacacacacacacacacacacacacctggggggcgatatatatatatatatatatatatatatatatatatatatatatatatatatatatattgctttattatttttttttatgtttttttaattatctctctctctctctctcttcccctccctccctcttccacgtagccggccaatcatggcaatcgaagcctatgacagccgatcgctctctaatgtcccagggggacagccgtgtcacacggttgtccccagtacagcgctgctgctgatcgcagcgctgtattacCCTATTAGACGGCAGTTTCTTGTTGGTAAAACAACACAGGCCCTCAAGGATAGGGTATTGGAACACGTGGGGACAGCCTAAGAGAGACACTCCAGTGGCAAGGCACATGAATACCCACCATCAATCGAACCCTCTGGCCATCTGTTTCTGGGGCCTCCAACAGtggaggacaggaagaaggggCGGAGATCTAGATAAAAAAACTGTTGCAATTAGAACTAGCCTGGATTTCTCCTCCTGTTGATAACTGAGCAAGCAGATAGCTTGtatatggagtaatacagggggaaAAGGGCTAATTTAATCCCCTTTGTTTGTGTACATAAACAGTCAGGCCTCTTCCAAAGGGAAAAGGAGGACACAGACCACGCACCATGAGGATTATGCAAAGACAGTAATTACTTTTGTTCACTggccttggatatcctttaacctccctggcggtaagcccgagctgagctcaggctatgccgccgggagacaccgctcaggccccgctgggccgatttgcataattttttttaattacacgcagctagcactttgctagctgcgtgtaacctccgatcgccgccgatccgccgctatactcgTCGCCTCAGCCGCcacccctcccagaccccgtgcgctgcctggccaatcagtgccaggcagcgctgtggggtggatcagattcccctttgacgtcacgatgtcgatgacgtcggtgacgtcatcccgccccgtcgccatggcgacgggggaagccctttcaagagatcccgttctttgaacaggatctcttgatctccgttcgccgaaggcgatcggaggggctggggggatgccgctcagcagcggttatcatgtagcgagacattgtctcgctacatgaaaaaaaaaaaaaaaggtatttgctgccccctggcagattttaacaaaccgccagggaggttaatgcaggACCACGCTAGATCTGGTAGGACCTGAAAgcattagggcccgttcacactgcacgcgtttccagccgcgttttggaaacgcgtgcaggtggccaaaacgcacgacatcagacattgcatagagtgcaatgtctgatgttcacactgcatgcgttccggacctgtgcggtccgggaacgcatgctgcacgcagattttgcaaaaacgcgtggctgtcccattcacttttcagtgatgggatcagccacgcaacgcatacgaacgcggatggccatgcgttcgtacgcgttgcgttccgcacgcatagccatccgcatttctgatctgaacgggcccttacagcatacaactgaaaatgaacactaaccctgtttactgccactataaCTTAGATACTGTCTTTGACTTGTAATATCTATACTGTCTTTCATtatattgttttgtttgtgtctgtTAGGCAACTGGCAAGTCAAATTCCTGTGCAAACTTATTTagccaaataaaattgattctgattctgtataCCAGAGCTTTTCTCCTGCAGTGGATCCGAGCAGCAGCAGTGGAACTGAATGTGGCGACAGGTGGACCTGACCGGTTAGGCCCTGTTCATACTGTCCGCGTATCagaacgcatagaaaacgcaagttgaaaaacgcatgcgtttatatgcatttttcttgcgttttctattgcgtttttgcATGTTGAAAGGAAGTGCGTCACACAGGaagcagagggaaacgtacgctaaaacgcaatggtatgcgtttttgatacgcgtccatagactttcattgtgtcagtttctgtgcgtgacgcacagaactgcatgcagcaatgcggatgagaaacgtatgcgtctcatatgcatacatgtgaacgaggccattagaaaacattagtagccatgtCTATGCGCAAAGTCTGCCCGTACTCGTTCTGGAAAAatggctaggaacgcacatagtctgaacagggccttagggcAAGAGCGGACAAGGTGCGCATGTGAACAAGGTGCGCGGAATCTGCATAGACCACAACGTATTTGCGCAGGATACACTGTGGACCATGCAGTGTCTGAGCGCCATGTTTACATGCACACCATTGTGATTCTGGTAGAGTGTGAAACGTATGCACCCCAGTGACAGAAATGGTTCCAAAATTACAGTGTGTTTATATACTCTGCTGGCATTTAAAGCAAGATCTGTTTTGGCATAGAAGccttgttaaccctcctggcggtatgaaaaattccgccaggaggcagcgcagcagttttttttttttgttttttttttaaatcatgtagcgagcccagggcttgctacatgatagccgctgctcagcggcatccccccgcccacttcgatcgccttcagcgttctccgatcaggaaatcccgttcaaagaacgggatttcctggagggcttcccccgtcgccatgacgacggggcGGGGTGATGTCAGCGACGCCGtggcgtcattgggagtcccgatccacccctcggcgctgcctggcactgattggccaggcagcgcatggggtctgggggggggggggccgcgacggatagcggcgatcgggcgcggggcggcggcgatcggtgtgctggcgcagctagcaaagtgctagctgcgtccagcaaaaaaaaattaagaaaatcggccgagcagggcctgagaaaacctcctgcgcggcttaccccgaactacgttcggggttaccgccagggaggttaattattaTCATTTTACTCCTATTTGGTTATATATTCTGTTGCAGTGTCTACAAACTAGTACCAGgatgtatatgttatggccaaagcCAGAAGTGTGGCCAGTACCCCAATTGGCCGGCCAGTGTGGGAAATGACCAAGAGATGTGGTCATAGTCAGAAAACACATCTTACAGAGAATACATTGCACCTTGGCTGGTGAGGTGACTAAAAAAAGTTTTCTTACAAACGTGCGACCTGAAggcctatgcctaaccttaaacttcACTTGTGTAGTGCTTAACACTAATCTCTActctcttctgcctaacactaaccccccccccttttcctctgCTTAAAGTAACCTCCCCTCTTCTGTGAGTAATATTAAcctcccctcctgtgtccccatcactaacctccccctctgctgtgccttaccctaacctttCCACCTCTCCAGATTCTGTCATGTCCAAGAAAGTGACTCTACACCAGGCAAACAGTGAAATGGCAGGGAAGCCGTTCTGCACATTGGCTGGCAAATGTTGGACTTTGGCCAGTAGTGTTACAGCTAAATTGGCCATTTTGAGAAATGGCTGGCCAGTTCCCGCTTTGGCTAACTTCTGGCTTTGGCCAGATATACTGATTTATGTCCCATATTAGATGTGGGCATAACACGACTGACTCCCTGGAAAACCGTTCTTTAATATGGAAAACTGATCCACACTGCAATtatcaacattttttttcttttgcatgtttcCACAGGTTGCAGATCTCAAAAGAGTCAACAATCTACTTAATGAACAGGATTTTTTTGCACTCAGGACAATAAAAATACCTGTCAAGCGGTTCAGCTTATTAACAGAGACACAATATCCACAGACGGGAAAACTCTCCCGGACGCTGCTATTGCACCCTTCAGAAGATCTAGAATGCAGCCCATTGCTGGAGGCTCAACCTTCAGAGACAGTGGACAGTTTCCTACAAGAAGTGGACCGCGATATCCAGCAAATAGTGAGGTCTACGGACATGACAAAAGAAACCCTTCATGAAGTGGTTTCTGCTTTAAGTCAAGACGTCGGTTTTGGACTTGATCACCAAGTGATTCAAAGGAAAGACCCATACCATGGAGCAGACTGGGGGTTGGGCTGGTGGACAGCCGTGGTCATCATGGTCATTGTTGGAGTAGTCACACCAGTATTTTATTTTCTCTATTATGAGGTTCTGGAAAAGGAGCCTCATGCTAACTTTTCAAATGCAAAAAATCATTCGTAAGTTAaacttgttttttatttattttgggaaATTAATAGCTACAGCTATCCCAAAGGTATTAAAGTGATACTTCTGTCTACAGCTGGGGAGATGGGCCTAGTCAAAAGGAAGTGGGGCATCTCATAATCCATCAACAACTCTTTATTTTTCTAATCTGATTGCCTCTTTTATCGGGACATGtttaaaatgaacccgaggtgagtgtgatatggagggtgccatatttttttccttttaagccataccagttggcagtcctgctgatcctctgcctctaatactttcagccatagcccctgatcaagcatgcagcagatcaggtgtttctgacaatattgtcagaactgactggattagctgcttgtttctgatgttatttagacactactgcagtgaaatggatcagcagaacagacaggcaactggtatggttttaaaaggaaataaatatggaaacctccataacattctcacctcgggttcactttaaaggggcactatggctaatctCTTCATTTTAACTCTAtttaacataaacatttgtatgttTAGCATTGTTCATGTCATGTATTGTGACTGTTGAAAAGGATATTTTAAACTGCAAGTAC contains:
- the LYSMD3 gene encoding lysM and putative peptidoglycan-binding domain-containing protein 3 isoform X2; its protein translation is MITGKHASRSYQKPATVSSTAAGHSYHFTPMANSENDLSEEDTEEFELRPRGREKTRRSTSRERLDDIIFISKDVTEGDTLNSIALQHCCTVADLKRVNNLLNEQDFFALRTIKIPVKRFSLLTETQYPQTGKLSRTLLLHPSEDLECSPLLEAQPSETVDSFLQEVDRDIQQIVRSTDMTKETLHEVVSALSQDVGFGLDHQVIQRKDPYHGADWGLGWWTAVVIMVIVGVVTPVFYFLYYEVLEKEPHANFSNAKNHSWLRMYHFQMGEF
- the LYSMD3 gene encoding lysM and putative peptidoglycan-binding domain-containing protein 3 isoform X1; this translates as MGRTSTSGTSFVMITGKHASRSYQKPATVSSTAAGHSYHFTPMANSENDLSEEDTEEFELRPRGREKTRRSTSRERLDDIIFISKDVTEGDTLNSIALQHCCTVADLKRVNNLLNEQDFFALRTIKIPVKRFSLLTETQYPQTGKLSRTLLLHPSEDLECSPLLEAQPSETVDSFLQEVDRDIQQIVRSTDMTKETLHEVVSALSQDVGFGLDHQVIQRKDPYHGADWGLGWWTAVVIMVIVGVVTPVFYFLYYEVLEKEPHANFSNAKNHSWLRMYHFQMGEF